The Rattus rattus isolate New Zealand chromosome 8, Rrattus_CSIRO_v1, whole genome shotgun sequence genome contains the following window.
TGTCTCAGCGTAGCTATCCTGACAACCcaaccccttctttcttcccagacCTGGGTACCTTGGGGTCAAGGTGCCCACCAGAAGATCTATATCACGGCCTTCCAATGTTCCTTATGACTCACATCTCCCTAAGTTGCTCTCCAGTGTGGAGGCCGTCCAGCGTTGGTCCTGTTCCATGAACACTGCCTTACACCACTCCGATGCACCATCTAAGACCCCTCTCCAGGGTCTTCTCAAGCAGTCCCATCACGAATGCATTTGGTGTTTCTTTGCCTGTATGTCAGGACTCCTCTCTTCTGGCTTGCACCTGAGGACGCTTCCCTTCCAAAGCCCATGGCTGTCGAAGGCAGGGCTAGGAATTTAGTTTCCCACGGCTGCCACAGAGATTGCTATTTTCCCACTTCCTGCTCTCCCCCAAGCGAGACTCGTGTCATCCCTCGGTTTGACACTGTCATGAAGAGACTGACCGTTTCTCCAAATAACCAGAACGTCTATTCCACCTTGGCTTTGCACTTATTTGTAGAAACCTCAGGACAACCTCTCCTACTCCACGGCAGGGTCCTGGGCCCTGACCAGGGGACTCAAACCCACTCAGTGCTAAAGGCTCAACTCAGCTCCTGTCCCTCAATCACTCCTGATGCTCTTTCTTTTGATATTTGTGTCTGGTTCATCTGTTGGCTTTTCCTGGGAGTGGTCTCTGGCCCCAGCCAATATTTGATCCTTTGTGCTACCCTGTCTGGGATATTGGTTGAAATACGGTTCCCAGGTCCTATACTTTGACTTCACAACCAAGGGATTGGTAAGTCTGAATCAAGGTCCTACCGTATATGCGgatccttattttcttttcctcctcactcACCCTTCACACGTATGTGTGCATTCCATGGCCACCTTCCCTCATAACCTTCCTCAGGTCCAGGATGCAGGCGGTTTAGATCCTGTTCCTGTTGCCTGTGACTGGAGCAGTGTGACTGCAAGAAGGTATAACCGATGTCCGTAAATAAATCCCTTAACTGTAACTGCGATTGTCAAACTCACAAACTCAAGGCACGTGGGAAGCACTGCTTGTCATCTGATCGACAATGTGCCTAGATAGAAAGTGTCTCAGAACAGATTGTctgttataattaaaaaataaaacacattctgTGTGGCCAGGAGGGCCAAGCTGTCCATCCCCGCGCAAGCCGGGCTTCTGCTGTGGTTGATTCAAATACACGCTGAGGCAATCACTAGGAAATTTTAGACACTATagttacttaaaaatatttttgtcttcttttaaaatatttgtgtgtgtgtgtgtgtgtgtgtgtgatgttgtgcGTATAGGAGTCCAGTACCTCAGAGGatagaagaaggcactggatcccctgaaactggagtcactgGTCATTGTGAACagcctgacatggatgctggaCCAGTTTATGCTCCTAACCATGGAATACCTCTCTTGCCTCGTGCTTATAACCTTTAAAACTAATATTGTTATTCtgcttcatgtgtgttcatgtgttttgctgcatgtaaatatgtataccatgtgcatgtgtgtgcctggtggtGGAGGAGGCCAGGAAATCTGTGGGATCCTCTGGAACAATATGTCTGTGAGCATGCTATGGGCTATGGGTGTGTGGGAGTCAAGCACCTAGAGTCTTTCGGAAGgtcagccagtgctcgtaaccaccggccatttctctgacctctgaccatactttttttttttttttttttttttttttttgacgagATCTCCTATGTATCCCTCAGCTGGtctgaagctcactatgtagaccaggctggccttagattcacagagatccacctgcctctgactccagagtgATTAAAGGCTTGGGCTGCCATGCCTGGTGTGTTTATTTGAGGCtgggtctcattttgtagcctgCTAGCCTGAAACCCATTGTACAGTCCAAGTTCTAACCTCAGATTCATGGCAGTTTTCCATGTGACCATAcctagtgttctctctctctctctctctctctctctctctctctctctctctctctctctccctccctccctccctccctccctccctccttttttgttCTGAGATAGGATCCAGGGATTTGTACATCATAACTATCAAACACGCATCGTTTCACTGAGATGAACCTTATTTGaaataaggagagaaaaaaatcttctagAGATGAAATTTCTCTACTTGGATTAAAATCCCCAAGCTCTTTACACCAACCTTTTAAGCAAACTTTCAACTAGATCTTTAgcaccccctttcccccccaGACATTGGCCCGGCAGTGTTTCTGATGACGGGCAAAGCTGTGCACCTAGACTTGTGCCTTAACTGAAGGAACTGATAGCACAGAAACTGATACTAAGGTTATAGGGTAAGTGTTGATAGCTATCAGCATTTTGTTACATGAACTACGACCTGTTTACTTTCCTATTTACTTGACAACACTGGGAGGGAAATGCTACCTTCCGATTGTCACAGGTTTAAAAGAAGGAAGCACAAAAACTTTGCCTGAGTCTATAGAAATAGTTAGGGGTCACTCCAGGATGGAAATCCTGGGCTGCCTCAGCTGCGACCATCATGCTGTCTCCTCATACAGCTTCCCTTGTAGGAGATGAAAGTCTATCTGGGCAAAAGGATGGGAAAGATCAGAGGCCCCTGAAGTTCTCTGAAATGTTTAGCTTCATGTTGCATCCTAGGCAGACAGTTTGGGACTTTAACTTGTGTTCAATGGGCCAGACCCTCACTCTAGGTTTCCCCTTTGTGTCCTGGCTCAGGGGAGGCCTCTCCAAAAGAGCTTCCTCAGCCTTTCTGTTGACCCCATTCTGGGCTCCCACAGAGGAGACTGAAGCTGAGACACAAAGCTTAAAGGTgctgtcatctatctgtctgtctgtccatccatctatccatctgtccatccacccatctgtccatccatccatctgtccatccattggTCCATCCAACCAttggtccatccatccatccatccatccatccatccatccatccatccatccatctgtccatccattggtccatccatccattggtccatccatctgtccatccattggtccatccatccatcggtccatccatccatcggtccatccatccatctgtccatccatcggtccatccatccatcggtccatccatccatctgtccatccatccatctgcccatccattggcccatcatccatccatccatccatccatccatccatccatccatccatctatccatccatccatctacatcctctatttatctgtctatttatctatctgtctgtctgccatctatctatcattttatttatttatttatttgtttgtttgtttgtttattgtagcTGGTAAATGAAACCTGTGTCCTCTTCTGTGCTGGCTAGCTGTTCTGTGACCAAGTTACACTTCCAGTCCTTCCATCAGTCAGCCCAGCAGTCCAAAGGATTCTCTAAAGCCACTTTGAGCAAccccctctgtacttctcctatTGCAGGCCATCGGGGTCCATGTGACCATTCTCTAAAATGCTTAAGCTCGAAGATCTCTGAGAGGAAGTTGCCAGGCTCCTGGCTGCCTTCGGGACGAGGACCTCTGGAGAAGCCAGTCCTGGGGCCACGTGGTGCCGTCATGCCGATGTTCAGCCCTCAGAGTAGCCTCCACTCAGTCCACGCAGAGCACAGCCCACTGAAGCCCAGGGTGGTTACGGTGGTGAAGCTGGGCGTGCAGCCGCTCCGCAAGGCCACCCTGCTCCTCAACAGGCGGTCAGTGCAGACCTTTGAGCAGCTCCTGTCGGACATCTCTGAAGCCTTGGGCTTCCCGCGGTGGAAGAATGACCGTGTGCGGAAGCTGTTCACCCTCAAGGGCAGGGAGGTCAAGAGTGTGTCTGACTTCTTCCGGGAGGGTGATGCTTTCATAGCTATGGGCAAAGAGCCGCTGACATTGAAGAGTATCCAGTTGGCTATGGAGGAACTGTATCCTAAGAACCGGGCCCTTGCCCTGGCCCCTCACAGTAGAGTCCCCTCCCCGAGGCTAAGAAGCAGACTTCCCAGCAAGCTTCTGAAAGGAAGTCACCgctgtggggaggcaggaagctaTGGTGAGGTAATGGGGAACAAGGCAGTCATTAGGCACCAGGGCAAGACTTCCACGGAGCTGGCCCCAGAAGACAAGGCAAGGGCCCAGAAGAAGTGGGTAGGAGGGAAACAGGAATCAGAAAATGGTGGCCTGCCGCCACCTAGAGAAGCCACTCAGGAGGAGACGCATGCAAGTGGGGAGAAGCACCTCGGGGTGGAGATTGAAAAGACCTCGGGGGAGATTGTCAGGTGTGAGaagtgtaagagagaaagagagctgcAGTTGGGCCTGCAGAGGGGGCAGTGCCCTCCGGGAACCAGTGAGCTGGACCTGgggaggggccagaagagggattCCGAGAAGTTGGTCAGGACCAAGAGCTGCAGGAGGGCTTCTGAGGCAAAGTCTACAGATGGAGAGGAAGGGTGGAAGGGTGACAGCCACCGGGGCAGCCCCAGGGATCCCCCTCAGGAACTGAGGAGGCCCAACAACAACTCAGacaagaaagagagcagaggctCAGAAGCGCAGGAAAGTCACCCTCAGGGCGTGGCCAAGGCCCAGAAGGACCTCATGGAAGGTCCGCCAGCTGTAGAGGAGGGGGCGGTGGACGCGAGGAGAGAttccaggcacacatgcaggatTAAGCATGCTGCCTGGCTCCGGAGAGAGCAGCAGGCTGAACCCCCACAGCTCCCCAGAACccgaggggaggagaaggaagcagagcaTGAGAAGAAGTCAGGTGgtctgggagggaggaggatgctAGAAAAGGAGTCTAAGACGAAGCCGGAAGAGAACCGGCCGGAACGACCCAGTGGCCGGAAGCTGAGGCCCACGGGCATCATCTCAGCGGATGTGGAGAAGCACTATGACATAGGTCGGGTCATTGGGGATGGGAATTTTGCCATCGTGAAGGAATGCAAGCACCGAGAGACCAGGCAGGCTTACGCCATGAAGATTATTGACAAATCCCAGCTGAAGGGTAAGGAGGACATTGTCGACAGTGAGATTTTAATTATCCAGAGCCTGTCTCACCCCAACATAGTGAAACTGCACGAGGTCTACgaaacagaggcagagatctACCTGATCATGGAGTATGTGCAGGGAGGGGACCTTTTCGATGCCATCATCGAAAGTGTGAAGTTTCCGGAGCCTGACGCTGCAGTTATGATCACAGACTTGTGTAAGGCCCTCGTCCACATGCATGACAAGAAGATCGTCCACCGGGACCTGAAGCCGGAAAACCTCTTGGTAAGTCTGCAGTTTTGCTGTTGCAAGAGGGGTGGGCCTATAAAATGTAGGACACAATGGGTATCAACTGCTTCATGccgtgtgctggctggttttgtgtatcaacttgacacaaactggagttatcacagaggaaggagcctcccttgaggaaatgcctccatgagatccagctgtaaggcattttcccaattagtgatcaaggtgggagggccctgCCTATTGaaggtggggccatccctgggctgatagtcctgggttctataagaaagcaagctgagcaagccaggggaagcaagccagtaagcagcatccctccatggcctctgcattagttcctgcctccaggttcctgccctgtgtgagttccagtcctgatttcctttggtggtgaacagcaatgtggaagtataagctgaataaaccctttcctccccaacttgcttctgggtcatggtgctttgtgcaggaatagaaaccctgacaaagaTACACTGTTTTACCTTTGTGTTTGAGACTATTCCCTTACCCTACTTTAACATGCTTACTTTAGTACTTAAAAACTTGGTTACAGTTCCTACATTGCTTAATAAATTTGTTTTGATtgttacataaatataaacatttctatttaaataagacagaaaatgttTCCTCTTACCCTAGGAGATAAATATGTTTGCTTTGATGGCGAACATGTGACTTAATTTATCGAACACTTACATACCCTCTGGCATAGACAGTGAGCGTCTAACTGGTGGCGGCTTCTCCCTCAAGCTTTACGCTGACCATCCAATCCTCCCTGTGTCCTCTCTGAGGACAGTGCTGTGCCAAGGAGGTCCCAgtctgcagagctggagagatatgTGTGTGGATCACATGTGGCTTGTGGGAaagtgtcttggtttctgttgctgtgatgaaacgccatgatAAAAAGCAAACGggagagaaaagagtttattctgcttacacttccacatcactgttcattggaggaaatcaggacagggcaggaagctggaggcaagagctgatgcagaggccatggaggggtgctgcttaccggcttgctcctcgtggcttgctcatcttgctttcttatacaacccaagacctccagcccagggatggcaccacccacaacaggATAGCCCTTCCCCACCATCAGTCACTAATGAAGTAAATGCCCTGTAGggttgcctacagcctgatcttagggaggtgaggtttcctcctctcagatgactttagcttatgtaaagttgacatgaaactatgAAGCACAGGAAGGCAGGTCCCCAGAATTTGcttcctgattttctttctttagattaaggCCTTATCCTTTCCAGAACTTAGTGTTGAATGACTTCCctagggagacagaaacaaaacccaatgCAGTCCGGACAGGGCACGGATGACAGACAAAGAAAGGTGCCACCGTGCTTAGCTTAGTGGTTTTATTAGAGTTGCCTAGGGGAGTGGCGTGTGGATAACCCAGGCAGCTGCTTCACTGTTCACCCCTGCATGGATACCGATGCCCTACCCAAGCTGGACCTCTCTGCTGGACCTGCAGGCAGTTTCGCAGGAGAGCCTCTGTTCCTACAGCAGTTGTTTGCTAACCTTGGGGGGAACCTGAAAACTTTCTA
Protein-coding sequences here:
- the Dclk3 gene encoding serine/threonine-protein kinase DCLK3 — translated: MPAAPVLRPPPPPATPAPPAPSRPAPAISGHRGPCDHSLKCLSSKISERKLPGSWLPSGRGPLEKPVLGPRGAVMPMFSPQSSLHSVHAEHSPLKPRVVTVVKLGVQPLRKATLLLNRRSVQTFEQLLSDISEALGFPRWKNDRVRKLFTLKGREVKSVSDFFREGDAFIAMGKEPLTLKSIQLAMEELYPKNRALALAPHSRVPSPRLRSRLPSKLLKGSHRCGEAGSYGEVMGNKAVIRHQGKTSTELAPEDKARAQKKWVGGKQESENGGLPPPREATQEETHASGEKHLGVEIEKTSGEIVRCEKCKRERELQLGLQRGQCPPGTSELDLGRGQKRDSEKLVRTKSCRRASEAKSTDGEEGWKGDSHRGSPRDPPQELRRPNNNSDKKESRGSEAQESHPQGVAKAQKDLMEGPPAVEEGAVDARRDSRHTCRIKHAAWLRREQQAEPPQLPRTRGEEKEAEHEKKSGGLGGRRMLEKESKTKPEENRPERPSGRKLRPTGIISADVEKHYDIGRVIGDGNFAIVKECKHRETRQAYAMKIIDKSQLKGKEDIVDSEILIIQSLSHPNIVKLHEVYETEAEIYLIMEYVQGGDLFDAIIESVKFPEPDAAVMITDLCKALVHMHDKKIVHRDLKPENLLVQRNEDKSTTLKLADFGLAKHVVRPIFTVCGTPTYVAPEILSEKGYGLEVDMWAAGVILYVLLCGFPPFRSPERDQDELFNIIQLGQFEFLSPYWDNISDAAKDLVRNLLVVDPKKRYTAHQVLQHPWIGMVGHPSPVNPQKEESPSFQSQHKKVAEHLS